Within Topomyia yanbarensis strain Yona2022 chromosome 2, ASM3024719v1, whole genome shotgun sequence, the genomic segment gacaaaatggctgcctagcaggggaCTGAATCGAAAACATTGACAGTTCCGAAGAAATAAGAACACTTTTTTCGACATATACGACATTTGTGCTcactttatttatttaaatatcATGAGGTTTTAGATACATTTATATTAAACTCAAGTAGCAGGTAGTACGGAATACGCAGATCACcggttttaaaaatagttagaatttgtttttttttgcgatgatATCACAACGATTTTCGCAATGctaagaattttgaaaatttagcaTATTGTTATGAACTGTGACCTGTCACAGGAGTCATAATTGACGTtaattatttgaagaaataaaaTAGTGCTCTAAACACTTAAATGCTTCTTGCGACTTCTTCCTGTCTACAGCCTAACTGTTGTGCAGTTCTAAACTAACTCAATAAGCTACATTTATCAATTTATGCAGATGGCAATTATACTGAGAGTACCAAAATGCACAACTACCTGAGCCCGACGACCAATAGTTCTTTGAGAATTAATAGATCTTTTGTGatacaaaattatgaaaaattgtaCGCATTGTTCCTCGATGCACCTGAGTCTTTAAGATGCTTTTAGTAGATTTCGATAGTCTCAGTATTATTTTCAACGTGTGCTCATAATAGCTCCTGTTCCGACCGGATCTTATTGATAATTTTGCACACCATACAATCATCTTACGGCAGTCTTTTTACCAAAATTCTGACAGCGGTGTGTGGTTTTTCGGGATTTAGAACTTGCTCCCCGTTCACCAGATAGTCTTGGTATGGTAAATTGTAAACCTCTTCGAAGCCCATTTTCTCCATAACTCGCGCCGAATAGTGACTACTGCACAACACATGGACGAGTTTAATGTTTTTCTCTTTCACACACTCCATCGTGCGATCAGTCAGTTTTCCAGCGATTCCCATTCCTCGATAGCGGGTATCCACGGACATGATTTTGACATCCAGCAACCGATCGATGTCCTTGTGCAAGTCGAAAATATTGAATCTCTCATCCACATAGTCCATTAAAGCCATAATCATTTTGAACTTGGGATGCTCACAACCATCGGCTAGTTTTGGCTGAGGTTCATCAGTCTCTGTCTGCAATGATAAATTGTATCGTTAATCGATTGTACACCATTAACCAGACGGATAGTTAGTTACAGGTCTGTTAATCAAACCATTGATGTTAACTCCAACGATTTCCCCGCGGGAGTTGACAGCTTTGAATGAACAATGTTCGTGAAGACACTTGGTAGAATACTTCTCCAACTCTTTGCATTCCCCCAGTTCAACAAATGTGTTAAGCGGTTCATCCTGAAAatgattataaaaataatacattttaatcatttctcacaaaatttaaagaacaaaaaatccgtgctatctTCCCAATTATGTAAGGACTTTTAGTATGTTATTGTACATATTTTTTACAGTTGAACTAATGAAGAATTCCCTGTTTTGCTCTTAAAATAGGAGTTCTTTATAAAGTTCCTAATCAGTTCACAAAGTTTCACATTTTCTGATGTGAAAACCgaagtatttgaaaattcaacatATTATGATTATGGTAGAGTGCCttttttgcaaaataaaaacctacgagtaattaaaatatttttttaatatttcttgctgaaattattttgtaattaCACTTACAAGTTAAAACTACAAGAAGCACGACCCTGAAACTCTATGAAATcgaaagcctcttttttgtcgttttatcagtgagagaatcgaaagccccaaAACGCCCGATCATtattcatttgtatttcaaattccaAGTTTATTGAAACTAGTGAACTGTAACTAGTcaggcctctgagaccccttgcctttttgagtgttaaagaaaattatgcagaaattataaatttttgcgAAATGCGAAAAGATTTCTTTGTTTCACAATTTATGTTTCCTTTAAAATACATGGGTATTTTGGACCAGTACTATATTTTGGACCACCTGACGGtgatttgtacatttttccattTAAAGCTCATAACAAAttgaattattgctaatgtaaCACTTAAATTATCATGTTAGAAAGCACCTCCCGTTATATCCTGAGTGAAATGGTTTAATTGAAAGCaatgaattgaaaatttttaatcgtGTTTTCACATTTCAGCTCAACTGGTCCAAAAGCAGGAGGAGGTAGCATTGTTGTAACCAACATCGAAGAGTTATTATTTCTAAAGtgtaaacatttcattcatgcAAATATCGTTATTATGCTTATAAAATTCATAAGAAATTGATTTTAGGTTGAAAAAAGCGATAAGATGTATGGAAATTGATATTTTGGGTATGTCCAAAATATGTTAGCTATTTCCAAACGATAACATATTATCGCCATGCTCCCAATCAACTCTAACAGCTCTTTGCATATCAactctgcatttaaaaaaagttcACTTTTTGTTCTTAGAAAAGCACTTCTTAGTCAATCATGTACAAATTAGTCATACAAAGTAAGATATGTGAACATTTAGATGGTGCAAAAACAGCTGGTGTCattttttggatttagtgtcattttttattgttgcggTATCCCATCTAAGTGGAATGCTCGGGAAAAGTGCCATAACGGTGGTTTCGGAAGCCTGCACCTGTTACAGACCAGCCAAGTGAATTTGGTGAGATAAAtctaatttataattaatttttattatccATATAGTTGAATGTTATATAAATCAATCCAAACCCACATCTCAATTCCCCTCCCTACTAACCAATTCTAACATCCGTAATGCCTATGGTGATTGTGTGGGTTTCCCACATCGTCTTAAGCAGGTATTCAATTAACATTTCCTTCCCTTTggcgatcgtaaggacatggccaAGTGTGTAGTGAACTATACTATTGTATACAAAGATGTCACTGTACCAGCCACCCATGATGATTGCGGTCGTTTTTGTTATGCTAGGTTATGCTATGCTATTTAGATGGTCCAAAATCTGTTTCGAGATTTATCCAAAATATGTTGGCAGCAATGACACAAAGGATTATCGatggtccaaaatatgcttTGTTTACGGTTCAAAATAAAGTTGAGTGgtcgaaaataagaaaaatgcgCGTTAacgatttttcatttttcccaAGTATTTACGTTTATTTCACTATTTAGAACACTACTTATCCAAAAAATGATAAGCCCGTACATATTAGCCCTGTTAAATGATCCAAATTACGTAGCCAAACCGTATttattcagatttttttctcaTGACTTCCTAAAGCGGTCCAAAATACCCCTGTTACCCTAATGGATAAACAAACGGAACTTTGCATctttgaataaataaaatgatagTTTTGATTGActgtaaataataaatattgcgACCATAAAATACGTTGCACTCCTTCAAAACTATACGTATTTTCATTGCATATTGAACATCCCACTCCGTAGCATACTGAGTAAATAATTCATACATGTCAGTAAATAGTTTGcagagcgagtaagggcgctaaaaccctggctcattagccaggcaggactaaatacttctgtcccatcccaggaacctaggaccaaaggagtgacattaactctCCTAgaaaagtcactcccaacgatttatcaaaccccatcaaattgaaacggttgtgtacggttgtccacgtttcttctttattcaaggttcaaaataatccgttgattaaattattcattgcatgaataatttgattgccgtataatttggaatcatctttattttgcaCGCTGCACAGTtagcctggccgctttaatgcttgtgtcgtattcaatatgtgccacaaacattaataatgacaagaaaaattgtggacaattttccaggatccctacatgtattggctgtgtatgtgtagactagactagacataCATGACAGTAAATAGTTTGCCTAAAAATACAAACTAAGCAAACCGCACATATCTGTTTAAATTTCTATAACTAGACGATAGAAtctaaaaatatgtcaacaCAATTAGTATCTTTTGGGCGGATGCGTGCTTTCTTACAAAGCCTCATACCAGCGAAAAATTACTATTGCATGCAACATAAAATGggcaattttgaaaaaaataagggaagatTGCTAcataacatgcaatcaaatgCAGGGAGTTTGGTTTGTGGTTAAGAATCACTCGAGGAATTTTAGAGGATCATATTTggggaaaaaattgttctacacgtACCACCAAATTTCgatcgttacagagttattgaacttttgatGTAAATAACTAGTCTTTAAACACATCTaattcaaaaagtatacttcCATTCGAAAGGCGAGAAAATGTACTGTTGAATTGTGTCCTCACTTATTTCAGTTATTGAGAGTAAGTAACCCTTTAGAActaatttacattttttatcgatttttcgttcatttctcgaaaatcttaatagttgaTATTACCGTTTTaaaaattcagattgttagtctggAAGAACTGTTTAATCTGttgtttgacatgatacacctatcgtttgggttattgaagttgaatattttcatctTAATTCCCTAATactagctctaattgaaaaagcatggcacttattgtatttctatttgttttcattgaaaagccatgaaaattttacaaagaaaaatgtattaataccttacAGGTAAATGAATTTAGTATCCTTTTACAAgtcaaata encodes:
- the LOC131682724 gene encoding arylalkylamine N-acetyltransferase 1 isoform X2, with the protein product MEFEIQNHISHLAKFNVKKSENDCLLDEACTMLSELLPPFGRLTSKMSTTSSSSTEGKAKGNPIEDASHSDEIDTNISIELITEDDAEDVLKLLKKFFFKDEPLNTFVELGECKELEKYSTKCLHEHCSFKAVNSRGEIVGVNINGLINRPTDEPQPKLADGCEHPKFKMIMALMDYVDERFNIFDLHKDIDRLLDVKIMSVDTRYRGMGIAGKLTDRTMECVKEKNIKLVHVLCSSHYSARVMEKMGFEEVYNLPYQDYLVNGEQVLNPEKPHTAVRILVKRLP
- the LOC131682724 gene encoding arylalkylamine N-acetyltransferase 1 isoform X3 — protein: MSTTSSSSTEGKAKGNPIEDASHSDEIDTNISIELITEDDAEDVLKLLKKFFFKDEPLNTFVELGECKELEKYSTKCLHEHCSFKAVNSRGEIVGVNINGLINRPTETDEPQPKLADGCEHPKFKMIMALMDYVDERFNIFDLHKDIDRLLDVKIMSVDTRYRGMGIAGKLTDRTMECVKEKNIKLVHVLCSSHYSARVMEKMGFEEVYNLPYQDYLVNGEQVLNPEKPHTAVRILVKRLP
- the LOC131682724 gene encoding arylalkylamine N-acetyltransferase 1 isoform X1; this encodes MEFEIQNHISHLAKFNVKKSENDCLLDEACTMLSELLPPFGRLTSKMSTTSSSSTEGKAKGNPIEDASHSDEIDTNISIELITEDDAEDVLKLLKKFFFKDEPLNTFVELGECKELEKYSTKCLHEHCSFKAVNSRGEIVGVNINGLINRPTETDEPQPKLADGCEHPKFKMIMALMDYVDERFNIFDLHKDIDRLLDVKIMSVDTRYRGMGIAGKLTDRTMECVKEKNIKLVHVLCSSHYSARVMEKMGFEEVYNLPYQDYLVNGEQVLNPEKPHTAVRILVKRLP